DNA from Ictalurus punctatus breed USDA103 chromosome 7, Coco_2.0, whole genome shotgun sequence:
ACTCCTGAGAATACCGCCACACCGATAACACCTGCTGTACCTGCTGTACGCCCCAAACAGGCGTCTCACCATGGACGCAATGTGGGCCCAATTGCGAACTCCAATAAAGAATATGAAGAGATCCCGGAGTTTGAGCCGTTCATGCTTCTGCCTAGAGGTCCACCACCTCTTACTGGTGAGCTTGTCCTCACTCCATGAAAACGGAAaactgtggggggggggtttaaccTGAAATTATTATCTGGTGAGcaggtgagggttaagggtcttgctcaaagTACTAACATTCACTATTCTTGCAGGCATGACATTTGTACACACAACCTTCTCTTCTCTAGCTCAAAGCTGTAATTCCATAAAAGTTATTTCGGTCTTATTTTAACTAATAAAATCACTACAGTCTTTATTTAGCTCTCACACATAGGACTAATGAGCAATATGTGATGTGTAGACTACCTATTATATCATTTGCTAGATTATCCGCTTATAATTGGTTAACCAACGTGCCCAGCAGTGTAACACTAAAATGCTGAGCTGTTTAAATGTTTCCTCTATACACACTGCTCTACTTTCACTGCCTCCTCCTGATTGGAGAGGCTTCTGCGGAGATAACTCCTGCAGAGAAATGTATTCCCTATCTTATCAGAGCAAAGTCGTTCTgctttcctgaaaaaaaaaactgcctctTAATAAAAAAGGAGATGAAAGACATTATTTTAAAGATAGATTGTGGTATTTCAAAATGGTTTAACCCCTGTATGCAAGATATTTAACTATGTTTTTGCTAGATGATAAGTATATTCTAGTTAGATGCTTATTGAGACATTTCCTGGTGATTGCAGCAAAACTGATTCAGCAGACCTCTTCCTAAAAATGTAACACATATTCTCTTATTGTGTCACATTTGAACAGAGTACCTGGATATCTGGGATGTCAATATGCTCAAACAGCCCAATGAGGAGAACAAGCAGAGgcatcacacacacctctactcCAATGATCACCTGATCGTACGCCGAGCGCAGGAGTTCCTCATCAAAATCACCTTCAATCGTCCTTTCAAGCCTGAACAGGACAAGTTTGCTGTTGAGTTTGCAATCGGTGTGTTACTTAAACTTAATACATAGTTAGTCATTATTAAGTGACAGTTGCAagaaaaagtttgtgaaccctatGGGTTATTCATTAAAAGTGGTCTATGATCTATGCCACAATGAAAGACTAAAACAAACTTATTGATCTAATAACACCAAACTGTGCAGGAAGGAACAAGTAAGTGAAACATTGAATTTAGTAACTTGTAGATTAATGGtatgtacatttacagtatttggcagacattcttatccagagcaacttacatttctctcatttatacatccgagcagttaagggccttgctcaagtgcccaacagtggcagcttgaactcATAACATTCTGAGCAGTAaaccaacaccttaaccactgagataCAACAGCCAGGAGGAGTTTTTGACCATTCCTCCCTACAAAACAATTTGAGTTCATTTTTGGGCTGTCTTGCTTGAACAACCATCTTTAGGTCATATAATCGGaattgggttaaggtcaggCTTAACCATTCCAAAAcacaaattttctttttttcagccaTGGTGAAAATAACTGTACATAAagttacaattacattttaccagACATGAAGTTACAATTccataacacatacacacatgacaGTAAGAAAGCTtaagacagtaaaaaaaaaaaaaacctcttgcGCTGAACTGTTCTAAGGAATTtctaagatgtttatttagcctGGAGAATAGAAAGCATTAAGTCTTACTTCCTCTACTTAATTTTGCTATCTTCCTCTTTTCACGACATCGTGCTGATGGTGTGTTGAGAAATAATGTCAGTAACGTTGCAATCAAGAACAAATTGTTGACATGAGAGTGAGCAAGGAACATTGCCATGTGTTTCCTTCCCCTTCCCGATGGCCTGCTTCCTCATCTCCTGAGTGTTTCCTCTTTCTAGAAGTCATTCATCTCACTGAAATGTAATACCATGACTCTTATAGTGTTAGGACAACTAAGATTTGTGTATGAGCTGTATTTGCAGTTGCAAGTTATCTAATTCTTGAAATtccaaaagttaaaaaaaaagttcacactCACTGAAATGGTTGCTCAACTGGTGACACGATCAATTAGCAGTCTGATTATATTCTCTAATGTAAGCAatagacaacatgaggaagagaTGGCTCAATATAAGTAACATGCTATGACAAAACTGTTTAGTGTTTTTGAATAAATTGGTCTACACACCAAACAGTGCAGTTTCCATTATCATATGTGTGTTACCTCTGTGCTAGTATCATCTTCTCTAGGAATCTGTCcactaaatataaaaaagaacCAGCTCAGCAGTtttgatgtgtatatatttagaCAGACATAATAACTCTACTGAGAGATtctacagcatttggcagatgctcttatccagagtaACATACAGAAGTGCAATGTAGTGTCCATCAAATATGTaaactaatttttaaaaaaaatcattcaccATAACTGTAATTTTATTGCAaacctagggttagggttaggcacACAGGTACATGTAGGCATGTGTTCAGTATGTTTCATTCTTCAcctttatgtttttttctctctatacaTTGTCTTCTATTCATTTCATAAGAATAATCAAACATATATCATAACATATCAACTGCTTAGTTTGCAGTGTTCACTTTATGTCCATTGTTCTGGTCCACAGTGTGCAGGTATTTTTCTAAATGCCTTCCTCTTCACTAGGTGCTGGTGCACAGTACAGTAAAGGCACCTACATACCCGTCTTCCCGACTGCAGAGCGGCAGAGTGTGTGGCGTGGTCAGATCTTAGAGAGCTCAGACAATGTTGTCACCATGGGCATCACTCCTGCTCCCGACTGCATTGTGGGAAAGTACAGGATGCATGTTGCTGTGGTCACTCCATATGGCATTCGGAGGACTAGGAGGGACCCAAGCTTGGATACATATATAATCTTCAACCCCTGGTCACCAGGTCAGGAACTGCTGTTATATGAAGCTGCATTTTTATATTAGTTCTGCctgcaaagcaaatcacaggtttatattaaagtgctTGTTTGGATATGTTGCATATGCAATGTATTAATGCATATGCActacatatgcatatatttgTTGAAGAAGATATATCATGAAATTTTCTGtcaggagatatttatttagtaatttTGGAGAATGCctccagtgtcaacactttgtaactgtcaggggtaaagctgtaagttttctTGCCACAACACAAGAAAGCATTCAGGATGGAGGGCTAAAGGCAAATAAAAAGGAATCATGCACTGTGGGACGTATTGTTACTGGAAAACCATCAACACTGTGGTAGTAACCATACCTCTGGGCTGCAGCACACCAACCAGTGGATTTGCTCCCTATATTAACATTGTTCCAAGTGTTTCCCCCCTTAAATATCAAATACAAATAGAGGGATTATTGTGTGTAGTTAAATTCTGTCCAAACCGTTTCATTATATCTATTATATTCCCACTGACATCCAAAGTTCTGATTACAAAGAGTAACATAATAGCTTGCAGAAGTTATATATGTTTTAAGAACTGGGAAGTATgattgacctttgaccttgaCCTTCATGGTAGGTGATACTGTATACcttgatgatgaagaggagagagaggagtgtgtgctGAATGAATTGGGCATCATCTATCATGGCGCGTACGATGACGTTTCAGAGCGTACCTGGAACTATGGACAGGTACAGAAACAATAATGcaaaaaagacatttaatttACCAGTAACCAAAATGAAAGAGCATATGGTACACACTGTAAATCTGTATATGAAACATAAGTGCAATATGGGTTTTATTGTGTATTAGAGTACATATTAATGAGAGTCTTTGAAAGCAGCAGCTATATGGATTAATGCAAAATAATCCAGTTACACTTAAATCAGTCATAACATTGAGCTTTATACAAAGAATTCAAaccacatttaaacacacaatagGACGAAACACCAGTTTGAGCTTGAGTTTGTCTATGATATAACAATATTTCTGTTTGATTACTAGTCAGTTggtaaaaccttttttttttaatctctttgtCACGGTGACTCAGGGCCTATGAGCTGCTATTTTGATCTCTTTCTGTTTTAGTTTGAGTTTGGCATTCTGGATGCATGTCTGTTCATCTTGGATAAAGCTGAAATGCCTCTCACAAACCGTGGAGATCCTATCAAAATCAGCAGGAAGGGCTCTGCTATGGTGAGATACTTGTTAGATACATCTACAACACAAATAAGTATAAAAGCAAATCTAAaaacatatctatctatctatctatctatctatctatctatctatctatctatctatctatctatctatctaaattaataaaaaaaatatataatgatgtCCACACTACTGTTTTGACCTTATAGTTGAACTCACGTGATGATGATGGCGTGCTGTTGGGAAACTGGAGTGGTGATTACCTGTATGGTGTGGCTCCCACCTCCTGGACAGGCAGTGTGGAGATCCTGCTAGATTATGCTGGAAGTGGGGGACAGTCAGTCGGCTATGCCCAGTGCTGGGTCTATGCTGCTGTGTTTAATACTTGTAAGagcatgattttatgctgttACTGCCCTCTGCTGATTAAACGTTGTTGTCACAAGAAAACACTGCGCTCcttacaaaatatttacattaactAGTTGTTTAAAATTAATAACTGGAACAATTCACTGCCAATTCACTGCAATGTGTACAGTTTCTATTACATGAGTCCTGGGACCTGAATGTTCTCCTCAGTGGTTATATGTTTATGTAAgtctcttaaaaataaatgaatatatcaATAATATCCGAATAGTACTAATAGGTTACTTAATATGCTGAATAATTGCCATTTATGCATCTGTGCTGCTATTAATGTAAGTATACTGTGGATCTATATGAGTGACAATACTCTTGCATAATACTGTAATTAAGAAATGTGACACAATTATACGTTAACATTATACTACACagggaaaaaaccccacacaatTTGTTACCATGTACCATGCCCTTTGAAATAGAAAGATTTTTTACATTATAACTACTGAAAGTCAAGCGTAATCTTCCTAAGAATTCTAGTGTTAACAATTTGATCCATATTGTAATAGTTTccttaaatgaataattaaatgttCATTCCATTGCTGTTAGGGCCTATATgatatttgatgtcatcctctTTACAAATGCCAAGTTGTAATAATTTGTTATTGATTTCTACagttatcatttaaaattttttatatgaTTATATCCCTGTTTCTAAAATTAAATCTGTGATCCCCATTCTCTTTCAGTCTTACGCTCTCTGGGTATCCCTAGCAGAGTGGTCACTAACTTCTTCTCTGCCCATGACAACAATGGAAACCTGAAAATGGACATCATACTAGATGAAAATGGCAGAGTGGACAGAAACCACACCAGGGACTCCATCTGGTCAGCCCttattattaaacaataaaatcgctattttaaaaataattaaataattctaCACATCAATATAACATCCTAGTATCGTTGAGATGACTGGAACCAAGTCCAGAATGGCTTAATGTGACACCTACAGAGGTATATAAGGTGTTACCTTTGTAGTGGTTTCAAACTTATCCATGTTCTATCTTGTTGGCTAATATGTGGAATGAATATGGGTCTTTGGCTTGTTTTACAAtgagatttgtatttatttcaggaATTATCATTGTTGGAATGAGTGCTACATGGCCAGACCTGATCTCCCTGATGGCTTTGGAGGCTGGCAGGTTGTGGATGCTACACCTCAGGAGACCAGTGatggtgagaacacacacacaaaaacacctaATCAAAAATGTCAATAATCAGATACAGTACACACTTTGTCAAAGACTCACCTGATGATTATACTCCACACCAGCAGAAGTCCCCATCACCTGAGTACTAACACACTTCCTGGTTATCTGTCTCACCACATTCCTAACACGTTCTCATTCAGAAACACTACATAAACACTAGTATCCAGATACTCTTTGCAAAGTCTTGTCTGCTTTACCATCTAAACTGTTTGTTATTTTGGGTTGGATACTCTGGTATTTTGACTCTTGGATTGTTTACTGCGATTGTTGTTTTTGCCCATTCCATTTGGATTAGTTCACCAGTTGTTTGTTCTTTCTTGCATTTTGACCTGGCCTGTTTTTCCATGATGattttgtttcatattttgTCATAGATTgtattcacatacacacttatacacatgCAGAGGCGACACAggtacacacaaaaaaatatgtgTGCTGCATATATTAATACAATTAGAATTCATTTCAgattagttttatatatatatatatatatatatatatatatatatatatatatatatatatatatcaccttttaataatagacattgtcccaaagctgCTTTACAGAAATTTGCCTGTAAATTTAGATACCTAATTATCAATCCAGTGCCCAGTGACAGTGCccaggaaaaactccccgagattAAATAAGGAAGAGAATTTgacaggaaccagactcaaaataTAGCCCATCTTCTTCTGGgtgatagtgggattataaatcattactatATACAGTCATATAGAGAAGGGAAACAGTGCTGAATGTATTAATAGTATACAGAATATTCACACGGGCATACATGAAATGATATTAGATAAGCACAGGAGTGCCTTTTTTTTATAATCAGAGCACAGTTTTACAAAGTACTAGTGGCTACTTTATCCAAGGAAAGGTAAGCCATAGGCATATCAGAAATCAGAAATCTCTACAGCAGCTGTCTGTTCAATAAGTCAGTACGTCTTTACAGTAGCAATGTACAATGCTTTgagataaataaacaggaacAGCATAAACAGAGGTAGAGTTCAGTCAGGCAAATACAAAGTGTAGCCAGCATCAGGCACTAGGCATCAGGAGTGGCTTGTTAGTAGCTTGACAGAAAGACTTCCGCGCAAGGTGGCAAGTATCTTGCTTTATGTATGATTGAGTCTTTATTTAGTGTAGAGATTGTAACTGTGTTACAGGTATGTACCGGTGTGGACCTGCATCTGTAGCAGCCATTAAACATGGCCAGGTCTGCTATCCTTTTGATGCCCCATTTGTGTTTGCGGAGGTGAGTAGATTAGTGTCTAATCTTAACAATCCTGCAGCTCTTCTTTACTCATGCTTCATAATGGAAAACATCatacacatatatttttttcttcttctgtgtactgcttattttgtgtacagtgctttgagaagctgcttttaaaggcactctataaaataaagtttattattattattattattattattattattattattattattattattattattattattataaagaatTTGATAATAGACTGCTGGAAAAAATAGGGAAAACTGTCCAAAGAAGTTAACTACTTAAATTTCAACTAAGAACCATTTGTGTAGCCTATGACTACAAAGGTAAATTGATCaaatgtacattattattattattattattattattattattattattattattattactactactttttattgttagtagtagtacaGGTGAAAgtataaatatttctatttatacaggtatatataaattatacacTCTCACCTTTATACTTTAACTGGTGTTTGTGACTGATTGTGCCCTTCAGGTGAACAGTGACTTGGTGTACTACTCCAGAAGTAAAGATGGCACACTGGAACCAGTGAAGGTGAACACCAGCTATGTGGGCCGCATGGTGCTGACCAAAGCAGTGCTGGATAAAGGACGGAGAGACATCATCAACAATTACAAATTCCCCGAGGGTAGGTCAGCTAGAACACTTGTGCATGCTATGAACTATATCTGGTATATCTTATACATGATCATAACCAATTTTTGTTCACAACCATTACTTAAAAACGAATACAAGATAAGTTGATAGTGCTACagtacaactgccacaatagggagctctctctgtctgtctctgtctctctgtaggcACTGCAGAGGAACGCAGAGTTCTGGAGAAAGCCGAGGAGTTTGGCTGTCAGCGGGAGAAGGCTTCTGTGCCTCAGGCAGACGTGGAGGTCGAAATCCTTCCTCTGGAGGTGCAGCGGGGTGATGATTTTCACCTGGAGCTGCAGTTCACCAACCACAGCAGTCAGCGACGTGTGGTGGACATCTACATCAGTGGTAATGTGGTCTACTACACAGGAGTGCCGAGTGCTGAGATCATCTTCGAGACCCCAGTTGTGAAACTGGAGCCACAGCAGAGTGAGtatgtggaggtgtgtgtgtgtgtgcgtgtgtatgtgtgtgtttgtctttgtttctcTATTTGCAGACCTCCTGATAAATAAATTAGAACCACATTTATTTCAACATCAACATGCTTTTGCCTGTATTGGAGTGCAATTTTAATAATTAGTAATTATTagtaaaagtgtaaataaattcGACTGTTAGCAAACTCATACGAATTTTTctaaatatatcaatatttaAATAGGTTCACCTCAGATTTTCATCATAAAGCATCCTTATGCATATCATGGATAAAATTAGAGTGCATGTGTTTATGTCTGTGATTAACTTACTGCACCCTGTTGGTTCCAGGTAAAAAGGAAAAAGTTGTGGTGCGCAGTAAGGACTATCAGAGTAAGCTGGTGGAACAGGGAAACCTGAACTTCATTGCTACAGGGAAAGTGCAAGAGACGGGTCGAATCATAACCGCCATGAGGGTTGTCACTGTGCACAATCCCAAACTCACTGTGCAGGTCTGATGATCAAAATCATTATGAACCAACCAACATTTGAGTTGTTGATTTTACACACCAAAGTCTCATAATATATTTCCTTTTCTACTTTCTGTCTTGACTGTATAATATTAAATTGTGCCTAATAAGTGGGATTGAAAGTGAAACTAAAATGCCTGCCATTTGCTGTCACATGAAATATGATATTTATGTCAACTGTAAGCAACTCTATACAGAGATCTACATGTCATGTTTTGCTGACTGTGTTATTTAGGGTTggtttaaaaactaaaacaaatatGCGTAACCTCTTAAACTCTCAGGAGACATTGATACCATTCCTATTAATTCCACTGATTAAAGTGGGTAATGTACAATCCTAATTctaaaaagttacatttacattacattttgcacagcatcccaacttttttggaatttgggttGTATAATGGTTAATGAGTAATTTAGGATGAATTATTAAATTACACAATGGAACATTGAGAGATTGAGCAATTGAGCAAAAATTTATCCACCTGAAACAGTCATTTGCAATTCTGTTTATGGcatatatattctctctctctctctctctctctctctctctctctctctctctctctctctctctctctctctctctctctctctctctctctctctctctctctctctctctctctctcgtgtagGTGACTGGTTCTCCCAGAGTGGCTGAAGAGATGTATGTGACAGTCGAGTTCACCAACCCTTTTAAATTCAGTTTGGAaaatgtgtatgtgcgtgtggaGGGGCCTGGCATCATGTCAATCAATACAAAACAGTACAGGTAAACAAAATCAAGATTTTATCACAGGATGTTAAATGGCCAGACATTGCTCTAAGGACTGAGCTTCACTCAGAATGGCTTCACAAGTGTGTTCAAGTTATCTTGGTTCTCTGTTGAATGTACTACTATGAAAGGTATAATATGCAGCAATTCAGCACAGAAATTGGATGCTGACAAACATGAGCCCTAAAATAtggatgtctgtgtgtttcGCAGCGTAATCGGTCCAGGCAGCTCTATAACATGGACGGAGCGTTTCAGTCCTCGAAGGGCAGGAACCACCAAACTGATGGCCAGCCTGGACTGTGCTGCTCTCAGACAGGTGTATGGGGAGGTGGAGGTCACCATCCAACCATAAGCTccagagggagagggtgagagagagagagagagagagagagagagagagagagagagagagagagagagagagagagagagagagagagagagagagagcgcgctcAATCTTGATAAACAGCTTGAATTTAAAAAAGCACTCAGTAATCCAAGCAGTCTTTATTTTGTAACAATCTGTGTTAGTAAAATCACAGAAGTAGCAGCAGTCTATTTCTGTAATGTGGATGTTGACTGATATAGTAATATCTTGAACCAGCAACAGCATGTTACACTATGTAAACAACTGATTCTGGaaataaacagcatttaaaaaaaaattctacagtgtttttttttttttttttttaaataaatacagaattcATAAATTTTGTAATGCTGTCTGATCTGCACCATACATGCCTGTTATTGTTTCACAttacaacacattttaaaatactcTAATAACTAATGGCAATGTTTGAATTTTATCATACCAAAGAAATTCTTGTACAGATTATTttcaaatttaatacatttaactaAAATACATTGAAGGCTGAAATCTGATTTGCTCTACACACCCATGTGTAATTGGAAAAAATGACAATAAGCTTTTTCAAAGCAAGATATACTGTGTTCACATACAGTAGCAATGCTGGTGACTGGTGGCAGGgctgaaaagcagaaaaaagCAATTAGTTCAATCAAACCTTGATATGTGTCTGCAATGTCACATAGTCAACATTTTCATAACAAATagcatgaaaagaaaaatccagACCAAggtaaaataacatttaaccTTGGTGGTGTATCGGCATATTCCAACcttgctggttttttttttttttcttatttacatCCACTGATTTACATCATCACATGAATAAACAGACCTAAAATATAATCCATTCAACCTAAAGATCTGTACATACATCTACTAAATAACAGAATGTCTATTAATAATAACGTTCATAGCCTATTTGGAAAACCTAATTCATCAAATATTTATGTGCATCTGTCTGATCTACATTCTTTTAAATGTCCCCCTTACAGACAATatctccttatatatatatacatatacatatatatatacatatacacacacatatatatatatatatatatatatatatatatatatatacacacacacacacacatatatatatatatatatatatatatatatatatatatacatacatatatatatatatatatatatatatatatatatatatatatacatacatacatacatacatacatacacacacacacacacacatacacacacacacacacacacacacacgcatagaTAGACGTAGGAGTGAATATAGTGGGACACTTGAAATTTTTACTTGTTCTGTCACTTTTTAACATCATCTCAGTGTTATATAATTGTAACGGGAtacatctataaaaaaaaatctcccttACACTTATACTACTTTTTCATATGATGCTGTCAAAGTGGGACAATTTCTTTACTATAAAAGTCAGGAAAGATGCTTTGAATTTTAcgtccatatttttaaaataatttgtttgcTTGTAATATGCATGAGCATCTTTTTATGCAAAATaggtatataaaaataaattcattacagCTCATGACCCTCCTCTTAAGTTTTAAAAAGATTAATCACCTATTGCTATAgagggaatgaaaaaaaattgaaatgctataaaagcaatttttaaatgaaaattaaaacatttaccCTTTCATCCTTATATGTAACAGTTAGCCTACAAATGCTCAATaaagtttttacttttttttataaacttaaaATGAATTGACTCATGTCCTAGTTTTGAAATGACATATGCCACTCTTTAATTTAACCCTTTATTCCGAGGATTAACCGAATAAGGAATTTAGATATAGATACGTAGGCTATATACACGTTACGGCAGAAAAAAATCAAGCGTAAGTGTCCCATTTTATCAATATTCACCATAAGGCTAACCGTATTTTAATAATAACCACAGCCTGTCTACTTAGAATATACATTTTGCAGGTTAAAAAACACTTCACATGACCTATCTGTTTTGCAAAACATCACAATGCTGTGGCAAATACCCGGACCTGGCAACCCTACACCACCACTTTCTATTGGTTTCCCTAGTTTAACTAGACTCCCAGGTTTAGTTTCACTTTGGCCTATTATGGTTTGATGTAGATGAAATATGTTACAATTTGGTACAGAGTGGGCCTAAACTAATCCCTTGAATTTTGCAAAGACATTGAGATTCACCTGAAAACAATaagaaggaaataaatataaagtcaGTTGGAACAGAGAAGGAGGCTACTACATCTTTTGGCTACGACTAAGGTAAGAGGCagagtttatgtttatgtttatcaCACA
Protein-coding regions in this window:
- the f13a1b gene encoding coagulation factor XIII A chain, which produces MTDQETPENTATPITPAVPAVRPKQASHHGRNVGPIANSNKEYEEIPEFEPFMLLPRGPPPLTEYLDIWDVNMLKQPNEENKQRHHTHLYSNDHLIVRRAQEFLIKITFNRPFKPEQDKFAVEFAIGAGAQYSKGTYIPVFPTAERQSVWRGQILESSDNVVTMGITPAPDCIVGKYRMHVAVVTPYGIRRTRRDPSLDTYIIFNPWSPGDTVYLDDEEEREECVLNELGIIYHGAYDDVSERTWNYGQFEFGILDACLFILDKAEMPLTNRGDPIKISRKGSAMLNSRDDDGVLLGNWSGDYLYGVAPTSWTGSVEILLDYAGSGGQSVGYAQCWVYAAVFNTFLRSLGIPSRVVTNFFSAHDNNGNLKMDIILDENGRVDRNHTRDSIWNYHCWNECYMARPDLPDGFGGWQVVDATPQETSDGMYRCGPASVAAIKHGQVCYPFDAPFVFAEVNSDLVYYSRSKDGTLEPVKVNTSYVGRMVLTKAVLDKGRRDIINNYKFPEGTAEERRVLEKAEEFGCQREKASVPQADVEVEILPLEVQRGDDFHLELQFTNHSSQRRVVDIYISGNVVYYTGVPSAEIIFETPVVKLEPQQSKKEKVVVRSKDYQSKLVEQGNLNFIATGKVQETGRIITAMRVVTVHNPKLTVQVTGSPRVAEEMYVTVEFTNPFKFSLENVYVRVEGPGIMSINTKQYSVIGPGSSITWTERFSPRRAGTTKLMASLDCAALRQVYGEVEVTIQP